A segment of the Leptospiraceae bacterium genome:
TTTACACATAGGCAAAATTTAAAAAGAATAATTGACGGAACCGAGTTAAGTTTTAAAAATAAGTCCAATGGCAATTGATACCCTATCTATCGTAAATAGTGAACAAAGGATATTTGCTCTAAATAAGTTTATAGAAGGACATCCTTATTTTGAGTTACCTGATTTATATAAATGGTTGTACTATGGGGAATTTGGTTTTGAAGAACATATTAGTTATTTAAAAAAAGGAAAAGGCCAACCAGAACTTCACAAACTTTTAGATGATATTAAATATGAACAAAATATGGAAAATCTTTCTGATTTAATTTGGAAACCTATGGGTTTATCTCAAAGATTTGTAATGGTTTTTGTTACTCAGTACCACAAACAAGAATGTCCTCTCAATCGACTTGTCAATTTAATGGAACGATCTCCAGCCTACCAAGGAACGCGAATGCATTTCAAATTAGATTGGAGTTTTGTAAAGGACTATGTAATTAGAACACAAAGTCACAGAATTACAAAACAAGATTTTTACGGATTTGAAGATAAAATAAATTTTCACAGTTTGCCGCCTGTTCAGTTTACAAATGCATTCATATCTAAAAATCCTGAAAAATATCGAGTTGTTCCTCGAAAATTATTTTTTGATTTTTTCCCAGAATTCAATGACAACAACGATATTCTACCTACTAAAGCTGGAGATTCTTTAATCGATTAAGTATACAAATCGAGCGGTGGGTTATTCATAACTTGTTTAAGTATATCACTTCTAGTTATGATTCCTACAATTTCTCTGGATTCTTTATTTAATATTGGAACTGCTCCTACTTTTTCTTCAAACATGATTCGAGCAATTTCTCGAATAGGCGTTTCAGGAAAAGCAGAAAGAACTTTTATTTGCATGATTTCTTCCACTTTACGAGGTATAACTTCAAGTTCAGAACTGCGAAGGGACTGAATTGTAAATTTTAGTAAATCTCTCTCTGATAAAATTCCCTGCAAATAAAATGAACTATCAACGACTGGCATATGTCGAAATGGATTTTCATGGAATAAATTTTCTACTTTAGCAATAAGATCGATAGGCGAAATAGTAATTAGATTCACCGTCATTATATCCTTTGCATAATAAACCTGTTTCCTTTCTTCCTTTGGTTTCGACTGTTCTTGAGAATAGATGTCTGCTACGTCAATATTTGCACTAGAGGTAAAACTGTTTCCTTTATAATGAGTAATTTGAATTGTATCTTCTGGATCACCCACTTCTATTGATTTATCAGCGACTCCCGGATGAAGAGGATTTATTTTTTTGATTGAATCTGGTTTTACCTTCGGAATATAAGGTTCTACTAAACCTTGTGTTACCCATATAAACATAATTAACCTCCTGAGAATTTACCATTGTAGAAGAATTTGTGCTTCTTGATTAAGTATCGGAGCATATCTCTATTCATCCACCCTAATCTTAATCTTTTTCAAACAAAAATTTGGTTAGTCGATTTAGTCTTTTATTACTTTCTTCAAGTCTTTTTTGGTCGAGGTTTCCTTTTTCATTTGATTCAATGAGTGAATACAAAACTTCATAGATTTGTTGGCCGTCATAGGAGACTAGTAAAATATCTAATCCAGCGTTGATTCCTGTTACGGCAGCGTTGCCGATTCCTCCCTTGAAATAAATCATAGGACCCATATTCATATCGTCTGTGATTAGAATTGTGGTAATTGGAAATTTGGAGCGGATATATTCCTGTATCCCCTTTTCGGAAATAGAAATTGGATGATTTGAATCTAGGTGTGTAATAGTGGAATGGGAAAGCATTACCAGAGACAAGTCCAAGTTATGCGTTAGGTGTGTAAATGGAATTAAATCAGACATCTCTAATTCAGAGAGAGGAGTATTTAATTCAGCGTTGAAAAAGTGAGTGTCTTCTGTGATTCTTCCAATTCCTGGAAAATGCTTTAAAGTAGGAATAATTTTTCCTTCGAGTAACTTCTTACTGTAAACCTCTGCTACAAACGAAGTAATCGCAGGGTCTTTCGAAATAGCACGGTTGTAAATTCGACTGTAAAAATCAAAATGGCTAGGTTCTTTTTCTACCTTTAAATCCAATATAGGACTAAAATTAATATTTACTCCAATACTTTTTAGTTCTCTGGTTTGTTCTTTCGCATACTCGTTTATTTTTTCTCGAAGAGATTCCTTATCTAAGTTTGCGTTTGTTTCTAATAATTCACCAAGAGAGGGCTGCAATTTTAGAGGAGGGGATAACCGTGATACCTTTCCACCTTCTTGGTCTGTTGCGATAAGTGCTTGTGAAAATCCGTTTTGCAATCTCTTTGTTTGAATTTCATCAATTAGATGTTTAGTCTCCTCCAAGCTAAGTCCCTTTACATTATGATGAGTAATGAAAAATCCGATTACGGGTAATTCTATTAGTTCGTTTAGTTCTATTTGGCTTCTAAATCCAACTAAAATATGTTTGGCTAAAGTGGCTAATTTTACTTTGTCGTAACTTCGGACAAAATTCTTTTTGTATTGAAAGTTAGTTTCTTTTCCAAGAGAAATTCCCATACCTGCTAATACAAATAAAAGTGTTATAGTCTTTAAAATTTCTTTTTTACTTCGGTGAATCAAATAGAAGTAAATCCAAAGAATGCCGATAAGGTTAATTACAATTAACCCACTGTAGCGAAATTTGGCGAGAACGGGGTCGCGTAGTAGGATAGAGGCAAAGAAAAGGGCGAGAGAGATTAGAAGGAGGAAGATGGATTTTAGAATCATTATTTTATATTATTAAGATTATTCTTTTTCTTTCCAGTATTTAATATTTGATCAAACTTATTCAAGGCTCGCTTTAAAACAAATTATCTTTTCAACAAGACTGTTTCGTTTCGCGGTGTTAGTGTTCATCCTAAGTTTTTGTATCTACCTAAATTCTGAGAAAGAGTTGAAAAATAAGCAATCACTTTTTCCGGTAGAAAAACTTTTGCGACTTAGCCCATTGAAAAATTAGAACAAATTTTGATTCCAAAAAGGATAAACGTAGATAATTCGACTTTTCGGTTCTGAAAAAAAGGCTAGCGTCGCTCCACGAAAAAGGTCATGAATTTAAAAAATCTGCTTGATATAGATTTAATCCTCTTGATATTTGATTGATTATTTAGGGAATCGCTGGTCATGTTTGGAATAAATAGAAATTTTGGCAATCTTCATGGTCGTTGTAGGGACAGGTCGCGACCTGTCCCTACGATATCGTTATTCATAATCCTCCTTCTCCTCTCCACATTACCATTAGCCGCACAAGAACCAATTCGCATCACAGAACCAGAAGGAAAAATTGTTCTAGGACTCCACACAGAATACATGGAAGACAAAGACGGCAAATTACGATTTGGCGATATTCGTAAAATGGAAACCGATTGTAAAGATGCAATCCGTGATAACGAACGTAAAGACGCGATTAATCGCGTCTCTACAACAACAGAACCCTGTTGGAATAAAAGCGAACAGAAAAATCTTAATTTTGGATTTACGACTTCCGCGTATTGGATTAAATTTCAAATAGAGAATGAACAAGAGGAATATAAACATTGGCTTTTAGAGATATCGTATCCCTTTTTAGATAAAATCCATTTGTATTCGCCAGATGCAACTGGCGATTATTCTTTACAAATAACAGGAGATACGTTTCCTTTTTCTAATAGAAAAATTCCGAATCGACATTTTATTCTACAAGTTCCTTTACATAAAGAAAAGGCTTATACGTATTATTTGCGTATAGAATCAAAAGGAGGAGGAAATACATATCCTGCAATCCTGTATTCTCCTCTAAAAATGGTAGAAAAAGAACATTCCGAAACTATTATACTTGGTATTTTTTATGGAGTATTGATTGCGCTATTTTTATACAATATTTTCTTATTTATTTCTTTAAGAGATCGAAGCTATTTTTATTACCTTTCTTATTTATTTTCGCAAACTTTCTTTTTCTTATCAGCAAATGGTTTAGGGCAGGAATATATCTGGGCAGATTGGATTTGGTTTAATGGTAAAGTATTCCCAATTTCTTCCACTCTAGTTGTTATATCTATATCACTTTTTATCAGCAATTATTTATCAACAAAAACTAATACACCAAATCTCCATAAAATTATAAAAGGTTTAATTGTTTTAAGTATATTAAAAGTATTCCTTGTATTTTTTATTCCTTACGAAATTTCAATAAAATTAATTTTTTCATTAGCTGTTTCTGTTGGTATTATTGCTATTGGAGTTATTTTTCGAACAATCTTTAGAGTTAGAGCTGCTATGTATTTCACAGTGGCTTGGACTGTTGCTTTGATGGGTATATTCTTGTATGCCTTTAGAGCAATAGGATTTTTACCAGATAATTTCCTTACAAATTATTCCATCCAAATCGGTTCTGCCCTAGAAATGATCCTTCTCTCCATCGGTCTAGGGGATAAGATTAATATACTCAAAGAAGAAAAATTACAAACCCAGAAAGATGCGATTGAGGAACAAAAGAAATTAATCACCTCCTACGCACGCTTCGTCCCCGAACAACTCTTAACCTTCCTCGGAAAAGACATCATCACAAAAGTCGGACTAGGCGATTCAGTGCAGAAGGACATGACAATCTTATTTTCCGACATACGCTCGTTTACCTCTATTTCCGAGACACTCAGTCCAAGTGAGAACTTTGGATTTATCAATTCCTATTTGGAGACTATGGGACCCATCATTCGCAAGCACAATGGATTTATAGATAAATACATCGGAGATGCGATCATGGCTTTGTTTCCGCAGAAGCCTTCTGATGCAATTGATGCTTCGATTGAGATGCTAGAGGAATTGTATAAACTAAACGTTAAGCGTAAAGCGAAAGGCTTTGCTCCTATTTCGATTGGAATTGGAATTCATACGGGAAGTCAAATGCTTGGAATCATTGGAGAAAAAGAGCGCATGGAAGGAACTGTGATTTCCGATGTTGTGAATACTGCTTCTCGTTTGGAGGGGCTAACCAAGGCTTACTCCACTGCGCTTCTTGTTAGCGAAGATGTTCTGGAAGGAGTAGCGGATAAGAGCAAATACGAATATCGTTTTCTGGATACCGTCAAAGTCAAAGGTAAAAACAAAGCAGTTCGTATTTTTGAAATCCTAAATGGGGTTTCTCCTCGTATCCGTGAGTTGAAGTTACAAACCAAACCCGACTTCGAATCAGGAATTGATTTGTATTATAATAAGAAATTCAAAGACTCTCTCAAAAAAATGAAATCTGTATTAAAGAAAGATTCTAAAGACAAAGCTGCTGAACTTTATATTGAGAGATGTAATTTTTATTCCAAGAATGGCGTTGATCCAAATTGGGATGGAGTTGAGAAGTTGGATTTTAAATAATTTGACCTAACCCCAACTCAAAGTATTTGCCACACTAATTCGATTAAGTCGGGACTGTGTAAAAGCATTGCCACGGAGGCACAGAGTCGCAGAGAAATGCGGTTTCTTGGCATTCTGCGCTCAGAAATCTATGCTTTTACACAACCCCCTACTTCTGAGTATTCTACAAATACGTGAAGTGTGAGGTTAGGTAGAATATCTACGAAGCGATAAACTCTCGATTCAATCTCGCGATATTGCTTACACTAATTTCTTTTGGGCAGGCGGCTTCGCACTCGTATTGATTGGTGCAATTTCCGAAACCTTCTTTGTCCATTGCGTTTAACATCTTTTTGACTCTGTCTTTTGCTTCTACTTTTCCTTGGGGGAGAAGTGCAAGTTGAGAAACTTTGGCAGAAACAAAAAGCATGGCAGATGCGTTTTTACAAGAAGCAACGCACGCTCCGCAACCGATGCAAGCAGCCGCGTCCATCGCCAAATCAGCATCTACCTTTGGAATCGGAAGTGCATTTGCGTCAGGCGCTCCACCTGTGTTGATAGAAATAAATCCACCGGCTTGAATGACTCTATCAAATGCGCCTCTATCTACAACCAAATCTTTTACGACCGGAAATGCTTTTGCGCGCCAAGGTTCGATGACGATAGAATCTCCATCTTTGAAATTATGCATATGGAGTTGACAAACGGTAGTTCCTTTTTGAAAACCGTGTGCGTAGCCGTTTACCATCATCGAGCACATTCCACAAATTCCTTCGCGGCAGTCATGGTCAAATGCGATAGGCTCTTCGCCTTTTGTTTCGAGACCTTCGTTTACCACGTCTAACATTTCTAAAAACGATGCGTGAGTGCTAATATCTTTAGCATCGTAATCAATGAATTTGCCTTTATCCGCAGAGTTTTTTTGTCTCCAGACTTTTAATTTAAGATTGATAGAACTCATATTATTTGTAACTCCTTTCTGCGAGTTTGATGTTTTCGTAAGTTAATTCTTCTTTATGCTCAACGGGCTTTTGGTTTTCCCCTTTGTATTCCCATGCGGATACGTAACAGTATTTGCTATCATTACGTTTTGCTTCGCCTTCTTCTGTTTGGTATTCTTCTCGGAAATGTCCGCCGCAAGATTCTTCTCTGTTTAATGCGTCTCTACACATTAACTCTCCGAATTCTAAGAAGTCTGCCACACGACCTGCTTTTTCTAAAGATTGGTTTAAGGATTCGTTTGAACCAAGCACGTTTACGTTTTTCCAGAATTCTTCTCTGAGCTCTGGAATGAGTTTGATTGCTTTTTCGAGTCCGGCTTTGTTTCGCGCCATACCACAATAATCCCACATTATTTTTCCAAGCTCTCTGTGAAAAGCGTCTACTGTCTTTTTACCTTTGATGGCGAGGAGTTTGTTTACTCGTTCGTTTACTTCGGCTTCCGCTTTTTTGAATTCAGGAGCATCAGTAGAAATCTTAGGAGATGGATTATTTGCGAAGTAATCACCAATTGTATAAGGTAATACGAAGTATCCGTCAGCGAGACCTTGCATAAGAGCAGATGCTCCAAGTCTATTCGCACCGTGGTCGGAGAAATTTGCTTCTCCAATTACATGAAGTCCCGGAACATTGCTCATAAGGTTGTAATCTACCCAAAGCCCACCCATAGTATAATGCACTGCAGGGTAAATACGCATTGGAACCTTGTATGGGTTTTCGGCGGTTATGCGCTCATACATATCAAAAAGGTTACCATATCTGTCTTTGATTACATCTTCGCCGAGTCTTTTGATTGCCGCGGAAAAGTCTAAGTAAACTCCGAGTCCACCAGGTCCCACTCCAAGTCCATTATCACAAGCTTCTTTTGCACTACGAGATGCGATATCGCGAGGAGCTAAGTTACCGTAACTTGGATATTTTCTTTCTAAGTAGTAGTCTCTTTCATCTTCTGGAATTTGATCGGGTGACCTGGTATCACCTTTTTTCTTAGGAACCCAGATTCTTCCGTCGTTACGTAAAGATTCAGACATCAGAGTGAGTTTGGATTGGTAATCGCCGGAAACAGGAATACAAGTAGGGTGAATTTGTGTGTAACAAGGGTTAGCAAATAATGCACCTTTTTTATGAGCGCGGTAAGTTGCTGTTACATTACAACCCATTGCGTTAGTCGAAAGAAAGAATACGTTTCCGTAACCGCCAGTTGCTAAAACTACAGCATCAGCAGAGTGAGAAGAAATTTTTCCAGTCACCATATCTCTTACTACGATACCTTTTGCATGACCGTTTACGATTACAACGTCTAGCATCTCGGTGCGATTGTACATCTTCACAGTTCCCAATCCAATTTGGCGGGATAATGCAGAGTAGGCGCCTAAAAGTAATTGTTGTCCCGTTTGCCCCTTTGCGTAGAATGTGCGGGATACTTGCGATCCTCCGAAAGAACGATTGGATAAATGTCCACCATACTCGCGAGCGAATGGAACACCCTGAGCAACGCACTGATCTATAATATTACGGCTAATCTCTGCTAGCCTATGAACGTTTGCTTCTCTTGCGCGAAAGTCACCACCTTTGATTGTATCATAAAAAAGTCTATGAACACTATCACCATCGTTTTGGTAATTCTTTGCGGCGTTTATACCACCTTGAGCAGCAATACTATGAGCACGACGAGGACTATCTTGGTAACAAAAGCAACTAACGTTATACCCAAGCTCGGCTAAGGTTGCAGCAGCAGAGCCACCAGCAAGACCGGAACCAACTACGATTACACTGTATTTTCTTTTGTTTGCGGGATTTACAAGTTTCATTTCGAACTTGTGTTTTTCCCATTTATTTTCCAATGGACCGGAAGGAATTTTTGAATTTAATGCCATTGATTACTCCTTATTAGGTAATGATTTTGAATAGAACAGCTAGGGGCATGGAAGAGTTTCCGAGGAAAATTCCAAGAGCGAAGATGTTAGCGGCTAGTTTTAATTTTGCGTCGTATTCTGGTTGGTTGATTCCAAGCGATTGAAACAAACTAAAAAAACCATGACTCAAATGCAGGCAAAGTAAAGCCATTGCGAAAATGTAAGAACCAGAAACGATTGGATTAGAAAAACCAGCAATCACCATTCCATACACGTCATGTCTTCCTAAGCTGTCTTTAAGCGCATGTGCTTGTGGATCTGTGACACCTAAAGTAAAATGAAGCAAATGGTAGATTAAAAAAGCGAGAACTATGAGACCTGAGTATTTCATTGTTCTAGAAGCATACGAAGCAAGATTAGTTTGTTGATTATAATAGGGAACAGGTCGTGCTGCTTTGTTCTCTAATGTAATTTTAATCGCTACAAAAATATGCGCTCCTGCGGCAGCTAGAAGTCCAAATCTCGCAACCCAAAGAAGTCCTCCTAAGTCTTGCAGAAATTTAGCATAAGTGTTTAATTTTTCAGGTCCTGCGAAGACTTGTAGATTTCCCAACATATGCATTATTACGAAGCCATAAAGCATAAGCCCTGAAATCGCCATGATAATCTTTTTTCCGATTGAAGTGTTTATATAACTCTTAGTAGAGTTCATTCTCAATACTCCCTTAAGTTTTTAGTAAAAATTCGTGAATTCAAGTTTAATATCGGATGATATTTGAAAACCGAACTCTATTTTTAAACTGTTTAAATAGAGTAGCTATCTGTAAAATCCTTTTTGGAAAACAATATCTTTTTTATTCACTCAACTTACGCAAGGTGAACCAAACGTTCAAATGAAGTTTGCGTCTAGCGGCAGACTTTCCACCCATCGCTTGTTCGCTCACCGTAAGACCTTGCTATACCACAGCCATTTGTTTTATTGATTTATTAGCATTTTCTGATATTCTTTACTCTATTAAAATTTCCATGATTTTAATCCTTTGCGTAAGGAGAGTTATTCGTATATTTACTAACGGATTCGATTTTTGTTCCTAAATTGTGGCAAATTAGATTTTCTTAAAAGTATTTGCAAAATGGCTGTTAAAAAACATCACCCAGAAGATAATCAATTTTTATCTCGAATTTTACCTGGATTTCTTACTTTCTAATTAGCCGGATAAGATTCAATTTTTCGATAGAGGTTTCTATTATTCACTGACTCTTTATTGGAAATATATAGATGAATTGTATCTACGGAAATTTTATCTATTTCAAACGAAGAAAATTTTCCCTTTAATTCTTCTGATTTTGAAATGGAAATTTCTTTAGAACGAATTAGTGATATATGTGGTTTAAACGGTAGTGTTGAAATTCTTTCTGGAAAAAGATTTGCCATTTTAGATTGAATATTTTTTATTATTTCGGATTCTTCTACCTGCAAATGAATTATTTGATAGTTGTCTTTTTTATTCCAAACTTCGAGTCCTGCAATTTTTATCGAAAAGGACGAAAATGAAATGGTTTTCAATCTCTCTTTTACTGATTGAATGTATTCTTCCTTAGGGATTCCTTGTTTGAGGAATAATAATGTTATGTGTAAATCATTTCCTCTTTGCCATAATTGATCGGGAATACCTTTATCATGAAAGGTGGAGTCGATTATGTCCAAAGTTGATTTAGGTAAACTGATCGCGATAAATAAGCTCATAAAGAATTTGCCTTTTCATCTACTTTTAATTTGATAGGTTACTTTCATTTTTCTTTCATCCATAACTGACATTATGTGATCGGTTAGTTTCTAATCTATTTTTGTATTCTGACTTGATTTGAAACAATGGAAAACGGACGTATTTTTATGTATAGTTATTTCCGCAGGAAAGTTTCTAAATTCAAATAGTTTGGAAACTATTTGATTTGTATTCCTTTCGAATACAAATCGCCTTTTAGTTTTCTCGGAGCATAAAGATATTTCATTACTAAAGGTATCTATATTTTTTTAGGATTTGTTTTAGTCGATTTTAAGTTGGTATATATATTTAGATTTTTACTAGGTTAAATATTTATCTTTCGGTTTTGAAATACCTTAGAATGAAAAATATACATTTTCGTTTTCAATATTTTCCTAGGAAGTTACCCGAAAAATAGGAGAGATTTTAATGATTTTGTGCGAATCGAAAAGTTCGTATTCTCCAAACAGAAATTTTAAATGACATCTTTTGGTCGATTGTTTTCATAGGATAAAACTTACTAAAAAAACGGGGTTTACCTTTGGAAACTATTCTATTCCACCTAATTTTTACAGTGTTATTTATCCTTGCAAATGTTGTATTTGCAAAAGCGATTTTGTATCGTGTTAGTCTTGTGTTTAGTGCGCAAAAAGCCGCTTTTAACGAAGACTTCCGTGAGAATAAAAATCTTGCCTTGCGTATCAAAAGTGTTTTGTTCAATGTTCTTCTACAAAAAAAGAATTTTCAAGAACCTTTACGCGGGATTATGCACGCATTTATATTTTATGGCTTCATAACTTATTTAATTCATACCACAAACCAAATGGTTGCGGGAGTTTTCGGATACTGGATGAATATTGACCAGCTTTATACGTTTTCTCTTGTTAGCCTCATTTCAGAAAGTTTGAATCATGCGTACGAATTTATGGTTCAGGGTGTATCCTTTTTGGTTTTATTTGGACTTGGATTCTTTGCTTGGAGAAGATGGATCGCACAGGCTAAGGGACTTGACGTTCATTCCCCTGCGTCGGCTATCGTTATCGGGATGATCGGAACCTTAATGGTTTCTACTCTTCTTGGAGAAGGTGCAAAAGCGATTTCTGATAATTACTCTGCACATAGCAATCACAGTTTTATTGCAGCTGGCATTGGTTCTATGTGGCAAAATATGGGAGTAGACGGAGAGCGGGCAAACCTAGTTTACCAGATCATGTGGTGGATGCATATTTTGACTGTGTTCACTTTTATGTTTTACGTTCCAACTTCTAAACACGGACATTTAATCTATGCTCCGATGAATTATTTCTTTATTACCGATACCCCAAAAGGGCAACTTTCTAAATTAAATCTCGAAGACGAAAATGCGCTTTGGGGAGCGAACAAAGTGCAAGATTTTCCTTGGCCTTCTTTAATGGACGGGCTTTCTTGTATCGAATGTGGTCGTTGCCAAGTGCAGTGTCCTGCCAATAGAACAGGAAAAGTTTTAAATCCAAAAGCAATCATTGTGGAGTTGAAACATGCACTGATGGATCAAATGCCACAAATTGCCGAAGCTCGCAAAGCTGGCAAAACTGCAGAAGAAATCATGGGTCTTGAAACTAACGTTATTGGAGACAAATACATTTCCGAAGAAGCAATCTGGGGATGTACTACTTGTTATGCTTGCGTTGAGGCTTGTCCTGTGGGTAACAACCAAGTAAACGCTATTGTAGAAATGAGAAGACATTTAGTTCTAGCTGAGTCTAAATTCCCTGCTGAACTACAAGGTGCATTTACTAACATGGAAAATAATTCTAACCCTTGGGGAGTTGGTGCACATACTCGCGCAGATTGGGCTTCTGACTTGGGTGTTAAAACAATGGCGGAAGATGCAAATGTGGACATACTTTATTGGGTTGGTTGTGCGGGAGCATTTGACGAAAGAAGCAAAAGCACAGCTCGTTCTTTTGTTAAGATTATGCAAAAGGCAAATGTAAATTTTGGAATTTTAGGAACAGAAGAAAATTGTTCTGGGGATTCTGCACGTCGTGGTGGAAACGAATATCTCTACCAAACACTTGCACAATCCAACGTAGATACAATGAACAAATACAATGTGAAAAAAGTAGTCACAGCTTGTCCACATTGTTACAATACGATTAAGAACGAGTATCCTCAGTTTGGCGGAAACTTCGAAGTAATCCACCACAGTGAATACATCAAAAACCTAATCGACGAGAAAAAAATCAATATTGATCTAACAGTCGAAGACACAAAAGAAAAAGTAACCTACCATGATCCTTGTTACCTCGGACGTTACAACGATGGATATGAAAATCCTCGCGCAGTTGTAAATGCTGTGTCCGGTAATGATCCGATTGAAGCTGTTGACCATCATTCTAAATCCCTTTGTTGTGGGGCGGGTGGAGCGCAAATGTGGATGGAAGAACATGGAGACCGTGTAAACGATAAACGAACTGGTCAACTTCTAGACACAGGAGCGAGCACAATCGCAGTATCTTGTCCATTCTGTATGACTATGGTTACTGACGGTGTTAAAGCTGCCGGTAAGATTGAAGATGTAAAAGTAAAAGATATTGCTGAGCTAGTAGCGGCAAAGATCGGTTAATCGATCGCATATTGTAGAGACGGGTTTTATACCTGTCTCTACATCCTTCCTATAGATTTTTGTTTTATTGTATGTAATTCCAGTCTGAGTCATTCGAAAAATACGTAAATTTTAAATTTGATTTTTCTTTTACTTCCATTATTTAGTTATAAACTTACAAAGTATTCTTATGTCTACGAGACCGTTTCATATTGTAATTTCTTTTGTTTTATTGATTCTCTCAGGGAATTTATATTCACAAAATGATATTCAGAATCCAGAAACGTCTAGAAAGTCTTCCGAAAAAAATAAAGATATTCCCAAAACAGATAATATCGATTTACCTCAGTCTGTTGAAACAAAAAAAGAGAACAATGAAATAAATAATATCTCCAATGAAGAAGATTTCTTTAAAATGGAAGAAAGTATTTCTGCTCCTTCCCGCACAAGAGAAGTAACTGCATCTCGAATTAAAGAACGGATCATGGAAGCTCCTGCTTCTATGATGATAATTACAGAGGATGATATAAAAAAGCGTGGTTATACAAGTATAGATGAAATCTTTTATGACCTTCCAGGATTTGACGTTTCCTTCGCGAATGGTGC
Coding sequences within it:
- a CDS encoding CBS domain-containing protein — translated: MFIWVTQGLVEPYIPKVKPDSIKKINPLHPGVADKSIEVGDPEDTIQITHYKGNSFTSSANIDVADIYSQEQSKPKEERKQVYYAKDIMTVNLITISPIDLIAKVENLFHENPFRHMPVVDSSFYLQGILSERDLLKFTIQSLRSSELEVIPRKVEEIMQIKVLSAFPETPIREIARIMFEEKVGAVPILNKESREIVGIITRSDILKQVMNNPPLDLYT
- a CDS encoding glycoside hydrolase family 3 protein — encoded protein: MILKSIFLLLISLALFFASILLRDPVLAKFRYSGLIVINLIGILWIYFYLIHRSKKEILKTITLLFVLAGMGISLGKETNFQYKKNFVRSYDKVKLATLAKHILVGFRSQIELNELIELPVIGFFITHHNVKGLSLEETKHLIDEIQTKRLQNGFSQALIATDQEGGKVSRLSPPLKLQPSLGELLETNANLDKESLREKINEYAKEQTRELKSIGVNINFSPILDLKVEKEPSHFDFYSRIYNRAISKDPAITSFVAEVYSKKLLEGKIIPTLKHFPGIGRITEDTHFFNAELNTPLSELEMSDLIPFTHLTHNLDLSLVMLSHSTITHLDSNHPISISEKGIQEYIRSKFPITTILITDDMNMGPMIYFKGGIGNAAVTGINAGLDILLVSYDGQQIYEVLYSLIESNEKGNLDQKRLEESNKRLNRLTKFLFEKD
- a CDS encoding guanylate cyclase, with amino-acid sequence MFGINRNFGNLHGRCRDRSRPVPTISLFIILLLLSTLPLAAQEPIRITEPEGKIVLGLHTEYMEDKDGKLRFGDIRKMETDCKDAIRDNERKDAINRVSTTTEPCWNKSEQKNLNFGFTTSAYWIKFQIENEQEEYKHWLLEISYPFLDKIHLYSPDATGDYSLQITGDTFPFSNRKIPNRHFILQVPLHKEKAYTYYLRIESKGGGNTYPAILYSPLKMVEKEHSETIILGIFYGVLIALFLYNIFLFISLRDRSYFYYLSYLFSQTFFFLSANGLGQEYIWADWIWFNGKVFPISSTLVVISISLFISNYLSTKTNTPNLHKIIKGLIVLSILKVFLVFFIPYEISIKLIFSLAVSVGIIAIGVIFRTIFRVRAAMYFTVAWTVALMGIFLYAFRAIGFLPDNFLTNYSIQIGSALEMILLSIGLGDKINILKEEKLQTQKDAIEEQKKLITSYARFVPEQLLTFLGKDIITKVGLGDSVQKDMTILFSDIRSFTSISETLSPSENFGFINSYLETMGPIIRKHNGFIDKYIGDAIMALFPQKPSDAIDASIEMLEELYKLNVKRKAKGFAPISIGIGIHTGSQMLGIIGEKERMEGTVISDVVNTASRLEGLTKAYSTALLVSEDVLEGVADKSKYEYRFLDTVKVKGKNKAVRIFEILNGVSPRIRELKLQTKPDFESGIDLYYNKKFKDSLKKMKSVLKKDSKDKAAELYIERCNFYSKNGVDPNWDGVEKLDFK
- a CDS encoding succinate dehydrogenase/fumarate reductase iron-sulfur subunit, whose protein sequence is MNLKLKVWRQKNSADKGKFIDYDAKDISTHASFLEMLDVVNEGLETKGEEPIAFDHDCREGICGMCSMMVNGYAHGFQKGTTVCQLHMHNFKDGDSIVIEPWRAKAFPVVKDLVVDRGAFDRVIQAGGFISINTGGAPDANALPIPKVDADLAMDAAACIGCGACVASCKNASAMLFVSAKVSQLALLPQGKVEAKDRVKKMLNAMDKEGFGNCTNQYECEAACPKEISVSNIARLNREFIAS
- a CDS encoding fumarate reductase/succinate dehydrogenase flavoprotein subunit, whose amino-acid sequence is MALNSKIPSGPLENKWEKHKFEMKLVNPANKRKYSVIVVGSGLAGGSAAATLAELGYNVSCFCYQDSPRRAHSIAAQGGINAAKNYQNDGDSVHRLFYDTIKGGDFRAREANVHRLAEISRNIIDQCVAQGVPFAREYGGHLSNRSFGGSQVSRTFYAKGQTGQQLLLGAYSALSRQIGLGTVKMYNRTEMLDVVIVNGHAKGIVVRDMVTGKISSHSADAVVLATGGYGNVFFLSTNAMGCNVTATYRAHKKGALFANPCYTQIHPTCIPVSGDYQSKLTLMSESLRNDGRIWVPKKKGDTRSPDQIPEDERDYYLERKYPSYGNLAPRDIASRSAKEACDNGLGVGPGGLGVYLDFSAAIKRLGEDVIKDRYGNLFDMYERITAENPYKVPMRIYPAVHYTMGGLWVDYNLMSNVPGLHVIGEANFSDHGANRLGASALMQGLADGYFVLPYTIGDYFANNPSPKISTDAPEFKKAEAEVNERVNKLLAIKGKKTVDAFHRELGKIMWDYCGMARNKAGLEKAIKLIPELREEFWKNVNVLGSNESLNQSLEKAGRVADFLEFGELMCRDALNREESCGGHFREEYQTEEGEAKRNDSKYCYVSAWEYKGENQKPVEHKEELTYENIKLAERSYK
- a CDS encoding succinate dehydrogenase cytochrome b subunit; translated protein: MNSTKSYINTSIGKKIIMAISGLMLYGFVIMHMLGNLQVFAGPEKLNTYAKFLQDLGGLLWVARFGLLAAAGAHIFVAIKITLENKAARPVPYYNQQTNLASYASRTMKYSGLIVLAFLIYHLLHFTLGVTDPQAHALKDSLGRHDVYGMVIAGFSNPIVSGSYIFAMALLCLHLSHGFFSLFQSLGINQPEYDAKLKLAANIFALGIFLGNSSMPLAVLFKIIT